From Sphingobium sp. RAC03, a single genomic window includes:
- the cobA gene encoding uroporphyrinogen-III C-methyltransferase, protein MADTSPATVHLVGAGPGDPELLTIKAVRLIRDARLIVHDGLVSDEILALASPDAERISVAKQRSRHSMPQDAINALLVRCALAGEAVVRLKGGDPFIFGRGGEEVDACRAAGVPVEVVPGISAAIGAAAQAQLPLTHRDASSAVTFVAGQCKGLTDQDWSGLAGKGRTLVIYMGVATAAQIADKLIADGVSPDLPVAVLENGTRADMRTLRTLLADLGDMVEREAVISPALIVVGDVASHALAQDVLVGWAQRQSNGAEIRS, encoded by the coding sequence ATGGCTGACACTTCACCTGCTACCGTCCACCTGGTGGGCGCGGGTCCGGGCGACCCGGAACTGCTGACGATCAAGGCCGTGCGCCTGATCCGCGACGCGCGGTTGATCGTGCATGACGGGCTGGTGTCGGACGAAATTCTCGCGCTCGCCTCTCCCGATGCCGAACGCATCTCCGTCGCCAAGCAACGCAGCCGCCATTCGATGCCGCAGGACGCGATCAACGCGCTGCTCGTCCGCTGCGCGCTGGCGGGGGAAGCGGTGGTGCGCTTGAAAGGCGGCGATCCCTTCATCTTCGGCCGTGGTGGCGAGGAAGTCGATGCCTGCCGCGCAGCAGGCGTGCCCGTCGAGGTCGTGCCCGGCATCAGCGCCGCCATCGGCGCCGCCGCACAGGCGCAATTGCCACTGACCCACCGCGATGCGTCGAGCGCCGTCACCTTCGTCGCCGGCCAGTGCAAAGGATTGACCGATCAGGACTGGTCGGGCCTTGCAGGCAAGGGCCGCACGCTCGTCATCTATATGGGCGTGGCGACCGCCGCGCAGATTGCCGACAAGCTGATCGCCGATGGTGTATCGCCCGACCTGCCGGTCGCCGTGCTGGAAAACGGCACCCGCGCCGACATGCGCACGCTGCGCACCCTGCTCGCCGACTTGGGCGATATGGTGGAGCGCGAAGCCGTGATCAGCCCGGCGCTGATCGTGGTCGGCGATGTGGCGAGCCATGCCCTGGCGCAGGACGTGCTGGTCGGCTGGGCACAAAGACAGAGTAATGGGGCGGAGATTCGTTCGTGA
- the map gene encoding type I methionyl aminopeptidase — protein MTEYMTMTADAPISRSTAIKLYDAAGFAGMRKAGRLAAEILDALVPHVVPGVTTGELDDIVRRMTLDGGGVPATLGYRGYTHSCCTSINNVICHGIPGDYRLKDGDIVNIDVTPLVDGWHGDTSRMFIAGEAPIKARRLVEVTYECLMLGIEQAKPGNHLGDIGAVIQRHAEKHRYGVVRDFCGHGLGRVFHDSPEVVHVGRPGTGPELKPGMFFTIEPMINIGKAGVKMLDDGWTAVTRDRTLSAQFEHSIGITETGCEIFTKSPAGLDAPPYL, from the coding sequence ATGACCGAATATATGACGATGACGGCGGACGCGCCGATCTCCCGCTCGACTGCGATCAAACTCTATGACGCAGCCGGTTTTGCTGGCATGCGCAAGGCCGGACGGCTCGCCGCCGAGATACTCGACGCGCTGGTGCCGCATGTCGTGCCGGGCGTCACCACCGGCGAACTGGACGACATCGTCCGGCGCATGACGCTGGACGGCGGCGGCGTGCCTGCCACCCTGGGCTATCGCGGCTATACCCATAGTTGCTGCACATCGATCAACAATGTCATCTGCCACGGCATCCCCGGCGACTATCGGCTGAAAGATGGTGACATCGTCAATATCGACGTCACCCCCCTGGTCGATGGCTGGCATGGCGACACCAGCCGCATGTTCATCGCGGGCGAAGCGCCGATCAAGGCGCGCCGCCTGGTCGAGGTGACCTATGAATGTCTGATGCTGGGCATCGAACAGGCCAAGCCCGGCAATCATCTCGGCGACATCGGCGCGGTGATCCAGCGCCATGCCGAAAAGCACCGCTATGGCGTGGTCCGCGACTTTTGCGGCCATGGCCTAGGCCGCGTCTTTCATGACAGCCCGGAGGTGGTCCATGTCGGTCGCCCCGGCACTGGCCCCGAATTAAAGCCCGGCATGTTCTTCACCATCGAACCGATGATCAACATCGGCAAGGCGGGCGTGAAGATGCTGGACGATGGCTGGACGGCGGTAACGCGCGACCGCACCCTGTCGGCCCAGTTCGAACATAGTATCGGCATCACCGAAACCGGCTGCGAGATTTTCACCAAAAGCCCCGCCGGTCTCGACGCGCCGCCCTATCTTTGA
- the astD gene encoding succinylglutamate-semialdehyde dehydrogenase, translated as MTTPLTSYEPATGVLLWQGAAGDVEAEVARARAAWPRWAAQPIAVRIETLRRFVNVVRRNEDALADLIARETGKPLWDAHAEVAAVMAKVDISVAAYSERTGQKRLEAALGARQSVRHKPHGVMAVLGPYNLPAHLPNGHIIPALLAGNAVVFKPSEKTPAVGEMLVKLYHEAGVPFDALRLLLGGQDTGKALAAHPDVGGILFTGSAQTGIAINRQFAAQPSKILALEMGGNNPIVVWDTPEINAAAVLVVQSAFLSSGQRCTAASRLIVKDAIADRFIAEVKKLADRLIVDHPHATPTPYMGPVIDNATADGLTESFLWLMSNGGKPIKHMVRPKKGLPFLSPAIIDVTAMAEPPDVELFGPLLQVVRVAEFSDAIAQANSSRYGLSASLIGGSPDQYNQFWANVRAGVINWNRPTNGASSAAPFGGVGISGNHRPTAYYAADYCAYPVVSAEIETPRAAIGVGLKDIDVSAMGD; from the coding sequence ATGACCACGCCGCTCACGTCCTATGAACCCGCCACCGGCGTCCTGCTCTGGCAGGGTGCGGCGGGCGACGTGGAGGCGGAGGTCGCGCGTGCTCGTGCCGCCTGGCCGCGCTGGGCGGCGCAGCCCATCGCGGTGCGCATCGAAACGCTCCGCCGCTTCGTCAATGTAGTGCGCCGGAACGAAGATGCGCTGGCGGACCTCATCGCGCGCGAAACCGGCAAGCCGTTATGGGACGCCCATGCCGAAGTCGCCGCCGTGATGGCCAAGGTCGATATCTCGGTCGCCGCCTATTCGGAGCGCACCGGACAGAAGCGGCTGGAAGCAGCCTTGGGCGCGCGACAATCGGTGCGGCACAAGCCCCATGGCGTGATGGCGGTGCTTGGCCCCTATAATCTCCCCGCGCACCTACCCAATGGCCATATCATCCCCGCGCTGCTGGCGGGCAATGCGGTCGTCTTCAAACCGTCGGAAAAGACCCCTGCGGTCGGCGAGATGCTGGTCAAACTCTATCATGAGGCGGGCGTCCCGTTCGACGCGCTGCGCCTGCTGCTCGGCGGACAGGACACCGGCAAGGCGCTCGCCGCCCATCCCGATGTCGGCGGCATCCTGTTCACCGGGTCGGCCCAGACCGGCATCGCCATCAACCGCCAGTTCGCGGCCCAGCCGTCCAAGATCCTGGCGCTGGAAATGGGCGGCAACAACCCCATCGTCGTCTGGGACACGCCCGAAATCAACGCCGCCGCCGTGCTGGTCGTCCAGTCCGCCTTCCTGAGCAGCGGCCAGCGCTGCACCGCCGCCAGCCGCCTGATCGTCAAGGACGCCATCGCCGACAGGTTCATAGCCGAGGTCAAGAAACTGGCCGACCGGCTGATCGTCGATCACCCCCATGCCACCCCTACGCCCTATATGGGTCCGGTCATTGACAATGCGACCGCCGACGGCCTGACCGAAAGTTTCCTCTGGCTGATGAGCAATGGCGGCAAGCCGATCAAACATATGGTCCGCCCCAAAAAGGGCCTGCCCTTCCTCAGCCCCGCCATCATCGACGTGACCGCCATGGCCGAACCACCCGATGTCGAGCTGTTCGGCCCGCTGCTTCAGGTCGTCCGCGTCGCCGAATTCAGCGATGCGATCGCGCAGGCCAATAGCAGCCGCTATGGACTGTCCGCTTCGCTGATCGGCGGATCGCCCGACCAATATAATCAATTCTGGGCCAATGTCCGCGCGGGCGTCATCAACTGGAACCGCCCGACCAACGGCGCTTCCTCCGCCGCGCCGTTCGGCGGCGTCGGCATTTCGGGCAACCACCGGCCCACCGCCTATTATGCGGCGGATTATTGCGCCTATCCGGTCGTGTCGGCGGAAATCGAAACCCCCCGCGCCGCGATCGGCGTGGGCCTCAAGGACATCGACGTCAGCGCCATGGGCGACTGA
- the glnA gene encoding type I glutamate--ammonia ligase codes for MANTPKDILKMIEEKEIEWVDVRFTDPKGTWHHLTMCANVIGEDELTDGLMFDGSSIEGWKEINESDMILKPDLDAVFFDPFSATPMMILVCDIVEPLDGSLYSRDPRSTAKRAEMFLQSTGLGDTVYIGPEPEFFMFDSVEFDNTYASSFYKLDDVELPTNTGTSYDGGNMGHRPRAKGGYFPVGPVDVTTDIRAEMVTTLMEMGLPMDKHHHEVAGSQHELGLTFGKLVETCDRIQIYKYVVKMVAQAYGKTATFMPKPIKADNGSGMHTHISIWNKGQNTFAGDGYAGLSETCLFFIGGVIKHAKALNAFTNPTTNSYKRLVPGFEAPVLLAYSARNRSASCRIPYGAGTKAKRVEFRFPDPLANSYLATAALLMAGIDGIENKIHPGEAMDKNLYDLPPVELAKVPTVCGSLREALESLEKDQDFLLKGGVFTKDQIDAYMELKWPEVYRWEMAPSPVEFDMYYSG; via the coding sequence ATGGCCAATACGCCAAAAGACATCCTGAAGATGATCGAAGAAAAGGAGATCGAATGGGTCGATGTCCGCTTCACCGATCCCAAGGGCACCTGGCATCACCTGACCATGTGCGCCAACGTCATTGGCGAAGATGAACTGACCGACGGTCTGATGTTCGACGGCTCCTCGATCGAGGGCTGGAAGGAAATCAACGAATCGGACATGATCCTCAAGCCCGATCTGGACGCAGTCTTCTTCGATCCGTTCAGCGCGACGCCGATGATGATCCTGGTCTGCGACATCGTCGAACCGCTCGACGGCTCGCTCTATTCGCGCGATCCCCGCTCGACCGCCAAGCGCGCCGAAATGTTCCTGCAGTCCACCGGCCTTGGCGACACGGTCTATATCGGCCCTGAGCCCGAATTCTTCATGTTCGACAGCGTCGAATTCGACAACACCTATGCCTCGTCCTTCTACAAGCTGGACGATGTCGAGCTGCCGACCAACACCGGCACCAGCTATGACGGCGGCAATATGGGCCACCGCCCCCGTGCCAAGGGCGGCTATTTCCCGGTCGGCCCGGTCGATGTCACCACCGACATCCGCGCCGAAATGGTGACCACGCTGATGGAAATGGGCCTGCCCATGGACAAGCATCATCATGAAGTCGCGGGCAGCCAGCACGAACTGGGCCTGACCTTCGGCAAGCTCGTTGAAACCTGCGACCGCATCCAGATCTACAAATATGTCGTGAAGATGGTCGCCCAGGCCTATGGCAAGACCGCGACCTTCATGCCCAAGCCGATCAAGGCGGACAATGGGTCGGGCATGCACACGCATATCTCGATCTGGAACAAGGGTCAGAACACCTTTGCCGGTGACGGCTATGCCGGCCTGTCGGAAACCTGCCTGTTCTTCATCGGCGGCGTGATCAAGCATGCCAAGGCATTGAACGCCTTCACCAACCCGACCACCAACAGCTACAAGCGCCTGGTGCCGGGCTTCGAAGCCCCCGTGCTGCTCGCCTATTCGGCGCGCAACCGTTCGGCGTCGTGCCGCATCCCCTATGGTGCCGGCACCAAGGCGAAGCGTGTCGAATTCCGCTTCCCCGATCCGCTCGCCAACTCCTACCTCGCCACCGCCGCTTTGCTGATGGCAGGCATCGACGGGATCGAGAACAAGATTCATCCCGGCGAAGCGATGGACAAGAACTTGTACGACCTGCCGCCGGTCGAACTGGCCAAGGTGCCGACCGTCTGCGGTTCGCTCCGCGAAGCGCTCGAAAGCCTAGAAAAGGATCAGGACTTCCTGCTCAAGGGCGGCGTGTTCACCAAGGACCAGATCGACGCCTATATGGAACTGAAGTGGCCCGAAGTATATCGCTGGGAAATGGCCCCCTCGCCGGTCGAATTCGACATGTATTATAGCGGCTGA
- a CDS encoding DUF934 domain-containing protein, which produces MVEFLSFRDGESTQEPAVTVEAFTGQSNATAVRIEPGEDARELLPHLDRISLVEVNFPGFGDGRGYSAARILREAGYQGELRAVGDVLVDQVVAMRRCGFDSFHPAKALDDAAVDRALTRYADVYQKTIDGRAPIWAKRHPETQNG; this is translated from the coding sequence ATGGTTGAATTTCTCTCCTTCCGCGATGGCGAATCCACGCAGGAACCTGCCGTGACGGTCGAAGCCTTCACCGGCCAGTCCAACGCCACCGCCGTCCGCATTGAACCCGGCGAAGACGCGCGCGAATTGCTGCCGCACCTCGATCGCATCTCGCTGGTCGAAGTGAATTTCCCCGGCTTTGGCGACGGGCGCGGCTATTCGGCGGCCCGCATCTTGCGCGAGGCGGGCTATCAGGGGGAATTGCGCGCCGTGGGCGACGTGCTGGTGGATCAAGTCGTCGCGATGCGCCGCTGCGGCTTCGACAGCTTCCACCCGGCCAAGGCGCTCGACGATGCCGCCGTCGATCGCGCCCTCACCCGCTACGCAGACGTCTATCAAAAGACGATCGATGGCCGCGCGCCCATTTGGGCCAAGCGGCACCCGGAGACACAGAATGGCTGA
- a CDS encoding DUF2849 domain-containing protein: MKILTGNDLASGDVIWWAGDGWSRQVGDAADVGAQGDELARAEEAALRVVGAYVIDATITDDGVRPAHIKDRIRALGPTVRPDLTLKPNDADAGNWVI; this comes from the coding sequence GTGAAGATTTTGACGGGTAATGATCTGGCGTCGGGCGACGTCATCTGGTGGGCAGGCGATGGCTGGTCGCGCCAGGTGGGCGATGCCGCCGATGTCGGCGCGCAGGGCGACGAACTCGCCCGCGCCGAGGAAGCGGCGCTGCGCGTCGTCGGCGCCTATGTCATCGACGCGACCATCACCGACGATGGCGTGCGCCCCGCCCATATCAAGGACCGCATCCGCGCGCTGGGGCCGACCGTGCGCCCCGACCTGACCCTGAAACCGAACGATGCCGATGCCGGCAACTGGGTGATCTGA
- a CDS encoding phosphoadenylyl-sulfate reductase: MAEAARTLDIIDTRPAFVQADADALNARFEGVGTLDMLKAVFAEGLAGNVAVVSSFGTESAVLLHLVAQADPTVPVIFVDTLKMFAETLTYRDTLMNAFGFTDSRTVTPIAEVIAKKDETGLRWSYDPDGCCEIRKVEPLKRAKDGLDAWISGRKAFQSVTRQNLPRFEVEDGRLKINPLGDWTKDDLEAYFADHALPRHPLEAQGYLSIGCEPCTSKVLPGEDPRAGRWRGWDKVECGIHSPVTPLPVVDPEDPANMPVF; this comes from the coding sequence ATGGCTGAAGCCGCCCGCACGCTCGACATCATCGACACTCGCCCCGCCTTCGTTCAGGCGGACGCGGACGCACTCAACGCGCGGTTCGAGGGTGTGGGCACGCTGGACATGCTCAAGGCCGTCTTTGCCGAAGGGCTGGCCGGCAATGTCGCGGTTGTCTCTTCCTTCGGCACCGAAAGCGCCGTGCTGCTGCATCTGGTGGCGCAGGCGGACCCGACCGTACCGGTGATCTTCGTCGACACGCTCAAGATGTTCGCCGAAACGCTTACCTATCGCGACACGCTGATGAATGCCTTCGGCTTCACCGACAGCCGCACCGTGACGCCGATCGCCGAGGTGATCGCCAAGAAGGACGAGACCGGCCTGCGCTGGTCCTATGATCCCGACGGCTGCTGCGAAATCCGCAAGGTCGAACCTTTGAAGCGCGCCAAGGACGGCCTCGACGCCTGGATTTCCGGGCGCAAGGCGTTCCAGTCGGTCACCCGGCAGAATCTGCCCCGCTTCGAGGTCGAGGATGGGCGGCTCAAGATCAACCCGCTGGGCGATTGGACCAAGGATGATCTGGAAGCCTATTTCGCCGACCACGCCCTGCCCCGCCACCCGCTGGAGGCGCAAGGCTATCTCTCGATCGGCTGCGAACCCTGCACATCGAAAGTGCTGCCCGGCGAAGACCCGCGCGCAGGCCGCTGGCGCGGCTGGGACAAGGTCGAATGCGGCATCCACTCGCCGGTCACCCCCCTCCCCGTGGTCGACCCGGAAGACCCCGCGAACATGCCGGTATTTTGA
- a CDS encoding nitrite/sulfite reductase, whose product MYRYDSYDQSIVDARVEEFRDQTQRRLAGALTEDQFKPLRLMNGLYLQLHAYMLRVAIPYGTLSGTQMRKLGEIAGKYDKGYAHFTTRQNLQYNWIKLADAPDILAELATVEMHAIQTSGNCIRNISSDQYAGVSADEVADPRPWAELLRQWSSFHPEFTYLPRKFKIAVIASDDDRAAMRLHDIGLKLVERDGVVGAEVYAGGGMGRTPMVAPLIRDFVAEDEIISYLEACLRVYNRHGRRDNKYKARIKILVHEIGVEEYKRQVEEEFAHMRTLGLNPPVEELARIRAFFAPPAYESGLSDTIDRSDRAFALWLDRQVAAHKVPGYAIVNISLKPIDGIPGDASAEQMALVADLAESYSFDELRVTHAQNLVLPHVQKADLYAVWQKLAAAGLAEANLDLITDIIACPGLDYCALANARSIPLAQKIAARFADAERQADLGELKLKISGCINACGHHHAGHIGILGVDRRGVENFQLLLGGSGAEDASLGQITGPGFSEDGVVDAIEKVTDIYLAERTDGERFLDTYRRIGMTPFKEAIYG is encoded by the coding sequence ATGTATCGTTATGACAGCTATGACCAGTCGATCGTCGATGCCCGCGTCGAGGAATTTCGCGACCAGACCCAGCGCCGCCTCGCCGGTGCGCTGACCGAGGACCAGTTCAAGCCGCTGCGGCTGATGAACGGCCTCTACCTGCAACTCCACGCCTATATGCTGCGCGTCGCCATCCCCTATGGCACATTGTCGGGCACGCAGATGCGCAAGCTGGGCGAGATTGCGGGCAAATATGACAAGGGCTATGCCCATTTCACCACCCGCCAGAACCTGCAATATAATTGGATCAAGCTGGCCGACGCGCCCGACATCCTCGCCGAACTGGCGACGGTCGAGATGCACGCCATCCAGACATCGGGCAATTGCATCCGCAACATCAGCTCGGACCAATATGCAGGCGTCAGCGCGGACGAGGTGGCGGACCCCCGCCCCTGGGCCGAATTGCTGCGCCAATGGTCGAGCTTCCACCCCGAATTCACCTATCTGCCGCGCAAGTTCAAGATTGCGGTGATCGCGTCCGACGATGATCGCGCGGCGATGCGCCTGCACGATATCGGCCTCAAGTTGGTCGAGCGTGACGGTGTCGTCGGGGCGGAAGTCTATGCCGGTGGTGGCATGGGCCGCACCCCGATGGTCGCGCCGCTGATCCGCGACTTCGTGGCCGAGGATGAGATCATCTCCTATCTCGAAGCCTGCCTGCGCGTTTACAATCGCCATGGTCGCCGCGACAATAAGTATAAGGCCCGGATCAAGATCCTGGTCCATGAGATCGGCGTCGAGGAATATAAGCGCCAGGTCGAGGAAGAGTTCGCCCATATGCGGACGCTTGGCCTCAACCCGCCGGTCGAGGAACTGGCCCGCATTCGCGCCTTTTTCGCGCCGCCCGCTTATGAGAGCGGCCTGTCCGACACGATCGACCGCAGCGACCGGGCGTTCGCGCTCTGGCTCGACCGGCAGGTCGCGGCGCATAAGGTGCCCGGCTATGCCATCGTCAACATCAGCCTGAAACCGATCGACGGTATCCCCGGCGACGCATCGGCCGAGCAGATGGCGCTGGTGGCCGACCTCGCCGAAAGCTATTCGTTCGACGAACTGCGCGTCACCCATGCACAGAACCTCGTCCTGCCGCATGTGCAGAAAGCGGACCTTTATGCCGTCTGGCAAAAGCTGGCGGCGGCGGGCTTGGCCGAAGCCAATCTCGACCTCATCACCGACATCATCGCCTGCCCTGGCCTCGACTATTGCGCGCTGGCCAATGCCCGCTCCATCCCCCTGGCGCAGAAGATCGCGGCGCGCTTCGCCGATGCGGAGCGGCAGGCGGACTTGGGCGAATTGAAGCTCAAAATTTCGGGCTGCATCAACGCCTGCGGTCATCACCATGCCGGGCATATCGGTATCTTGGGCGTGGACCGGCGCGGCGTCGAGAATTTCCAGCTGCTGCTCGGCGGCTCCGGCGCGGAGGACGCCTCTCTGGGTCAGATCACCGGCCCCGGTTTCTCCGAGGATGGCGTGGTCGATGCGATCGAAAAGGTCACCGACATCTATCTGGCCGAACGCACCGACGGCGAACGCTTCCTCGACACCTATCGCCGCATCGGCATGACGCCCTTCAAGGAGGCGATTTATGGGTAA
- the ligA gene encoding NAD-dependent DNA ligase LigA — protein MIDPATLSDADAANRLMRLAREVAKHNRLYHDDDAPEITDAAYDALIAENNALEAAFPHLVRADSPNAQVGAAPTSALKKVAHAQRMMSLDNGFADADIGEFIARVRRFLALAEDAPVALTAEPKIDGLSCSLRYEKGELVLAATRGDGATGEDVTANVRTIGDIPDRLTGEAVPDLFEVRGEVYMAKADFTALNARLMAEADEPEKARQFANPRNAAAGSLRQKDASVTASRPLRFLAHGWGAHSDLPADTQLGVMQAIAAWGLPVSDMLVRVETLEALLAHYRGIERARADLPFDIDGVVYKVDRLDWQQRLGFVAKAPRWAIAHKFPAERAQTTLEAIDIQVGRTGKLTPVGRLTPVTVGGVVVSNVTLHNADEIARLGVRPGDRVVVQRAGDVIPQVVENLSRDETRAPYVFLAQCPICQSEAVREEGEVDYRCTGGLICPAQRFERLRHFVSRVALDIEGLGEKSIQEFLDLGWITEPADIFRLKRHRAELVGREGWKEKSVDNLLAAIEAKRAPDAARLLFGLGIRHVGAVTARDLLKRYTTLEAVRALAQEIMALREAAPEGETQAKRDKAIAEHIGVENVGAAVGHALADFFHEPHNVTAWEDLLSEVSPPPYVVETTASAVTGKTIVFTGKLETMSRDEAKAQAERLGAKAAGSVSAKTDLVVAGPGAGSKLKQASALGIEVIGEEAWAEIVRAAG, from the coding sequence ATGATCGATCCTGCTACCCTGTCCGACGCCGATGCTGCCAACCGTTTGATGCGCCTGGCGCGCGAGGTGGCGAAGCATAATCGGCTTTATCATGACGACGACGCGCCGGAGATTACGGATGCGGCCTATGATGCGCTGATTGCAGAGAATAACGCGCTTGAAGCGGCGTTTCCGCATCTGGTGCGGGCCGATTCGCCCAATGCGCAGGTCGGGGCAGCGCCGACGTCGGCGCTCAAGAAAGTCGCGCATGCGCAGCGGATGATGAGCCTCGACAATGGCTTTGCCGATGCGGACATCGGTGAGTTTATCGCGCGGGTTCGGCGCTTTCTGGCGTTGGCGGAGGATGCGCCGGTGGCGCTGACGGCCGAGCCGAAGATCGATGGCCTGTCCTGTTCGTTGCGTTATGAAAAGGGCGAACTGGTCCTGGCCGCGACGCGGGGGGACGGGGCGACGGGCGAGGATGTGACCGCCAATGTCCGGACCATTGGCGATATTCCCGATCGCCTGACGGGCGAAGCCGTGCCCGACCTGTTCGAGGTGCGGGGCGAAGTTTATATGGCGAAGGCGGATTTTACTGCGCTCAACGCCCGGCTGATGGCTGAGGCGGACGAACCGGAGAAGGCGCGGCAATTTGCCAATCCGCGCAATGCCGCCGCCGGATCGCTGCGGCAGAAGGATGCGAGCGTGACCGCCAGCCGTCCGTTGCGTTTCCTGGCCCATGGCTGGGGCGCGCATAGCGATTTGCCCGCCGATACGCAGCTTGGCGTGATGCAGGCGATTGCGGCCTGGGGATTGCCGGTGTCCGACATGCTGGTGCGGGTAGAGACGCTTGAGGCGCTGCTCGCCCATTATCGCGGTATCGAGCGGGCGCGGGCGGACCTGCCGTTCGATATCGATGGGGTCGTGTATAAGGTCGACCGGCTCGACTGGCAGCAGCGATTGGGTTTCGTCGCGAAAGCGCCGCGCTGGGCGATCGCGCATAAATTCCCGGCCGAACGCGCACAGACGACGCTGGAGGCGATCGACATTCAGGTCGGGCGTACCGGCAAGCTGACGCCGGTAGGGCGGCTGACCCCGGTGACGGTCGGCGGCGTGGTGGTGTCCAATGTGACGCTGCACAATGCCGATGAGATTGCGCGGCTGGGCGTGCGGCCGGGCGACCGGGTGGTGGTGCAGCGGGCGGGCGATGTCATCCCGCAGGTGGTCGAGAATCTGAGCCGTGATGAGACGCGTGCGCCTTATGTCTTTCTGGCCCAATGTCCGATCTGCCAGAGCGAGGCGGTGCGCGAAGAGGGCGAGGTCGATTATCGCTGTACGGGCGGGCTGATCTGTCCGGCGCAGCGGTTCGAGCGGCTGCGCCATTTCGTCAGTCGCGTGGCGCTGGATATTGAGGGGCTGGGCGAGAAGTCGATTCAGGAGTTTCTGGATCTGGGCTGGATCACCGAACCGGCCGATATTTTTCGCCTGAAACGCCATCGCGCCGAACTGGTCGGGCGCGAGGGGTGGAAGGAAAAATCGGTCGACAATCTGCTCGCCGCGATTGAGGCGAAGCGCGCGCCTGATGCCGCGCGGCTGTTGTTCGGGCTGGGCATCCGCCATGTCGGCGCGGTTACGGCGCGGGATTTGCTCAAGCGCTACACGACGCTGGAAGCGGTGCGGGCGCTGGCGCAGGAGATCATGGCGCTGCGGGAGGCGGCGCCGGAGGGCGAGACGCAGGCCAAGCGCGACAAGGCGATCGCCGAACATATCGGGGTGGAGAATGTCGGCGCGGCGGTGGGCCATGCGCTCGCCGATTTCTTCCATGAGCCGCATAATGTGACGGCGTGGGAGGATCTGCTAAGCGAAGTATCGCCGCCGCCTTATGTGGTGGAAACCACCGCCAGCGCGGTGACGGGCAAGACGATCGTGTTCACCGGCAAGCTGGAGACGATGAGCCGCGATGAGGCCAAGGCGCAGGCGGAGCGGCTGGGGGCCAAGGCGGCGGGATCGGTCAGTGCCAAGACGGACCTGGTGGTCGCGGGGCCGGGGGCGGGGAGCAAGCTCAAGCAGGCGAGTGCGCTGGGGATCGAGGTGATCGGCGAGGAGGCCTGGGCGGAGATCGTCAGGGCGGCGGGTTAG
- a CDS encoding P-II family nitrogen regulator gives MKKIEAIIKPFKLDEVKEALHEVGVSGITVTEAKGFGRQKGHTELYRGAEYVVDFLPKVKLEVVVDDALADRVVEAICAAAQTGRIGDGKIFISNIEGAVRIRTGERDSDAI, from the coding sequence ATGAAAAAGATCGAAGCGATCATCAAGCCGTTCAAGCTGGACGAGGTGAAGGAAGCACTCCACGAAGTGGGCGTGTCGGGCATCACCGTGACCGAAGCCAAGGGCTTTGGCCGCCAGAAGGGCCATACCGAACTCTATCGCGGCGCTGAATATGTCGTCGATTTCCTGCCCAAGGTGAAGCTGGAGGTCGTCGTCGACGACGCGCTGGCCGACCGTGTGGTCGAAGCGATCTGCGCCGCCGCGCAGACCGGCCGCATCGGCGATGGCAAGATCTTCATCTCCAACATCGAGGGCGCCGTCCGCATCCGCACCGGCGAGCGGGACAGCGACGCGATCTGA